Proteins encoded by one window of Deinococcus radiodurans R1 = ATCC 13939 = DSM 20539:
- a CDS encoding HAD-IIB family hydrolase, with protein sequence MSAARASFPRGLPLLLAFDLDGTLIRDGGTELPPATAQALARLRSLGVKLAIITGRDTPPRSVREGVQADATATNNGGRIEAGGELHAQAEFSLEDVQAVLAHELQGARLVLFTPEAIYVDLPPGREPEPWMVARGYHPLSEAPQTGIVKAGFYHPEVATLARRLRKTRPHLVVTGGQEPYPHFLTVTPTGAHKAAALTRIAELLEVPLERTVRSATATTTR encoded by the coding sequence ATGTCCGCCGCCCGCGCTTCCTTTCCCCGTGGCCTGCCGCTGCTGCTCGCCTTCGACCTCGACGGCACCCTGATTCGTGACGGCGGCACCGAACTGCCTCCCGCGACGGCGCAGGCCCTGGCCCGGCTGCGCTCGCTGGGGGTCAAGCTCGCCATCATCACCGGGCGCGACACCCCGCCACGCAGCGTGCGCGAGGGCGTGCAGGCCGACGCTACGGCCACCAACAACGGCGGGCGCATTGAGGCGGGCGGCGAACTCCACGCGCAGGCCGAGTTCTCGCTGGAAGACGTGCAGGCGGTGCTCGCCCACGAGTTGCAGGGCGCCCGACTGGTGCTGTTTACCCCGGAGGCGATTTACGTGGACCTGCCGCCGGGCCGCGAGCCCGAACCCTGGATGGTCGCTCGGGGCTACCACCCGCTGTCCGAGGCCCCGCAAACCGGCATCGTCAAGGCGGGCTTTTATCACCCCGAGGTGGCGACCCTGGCGCGGCGGCTGCGTAAGACCCGTCCTCACCTCGTCGTGACGGGCGGGCAGGAGCCGTACCCCCATTTCCTGACCGTGACCCCTACCGGAGCGCACAAGGCGGCGGCGCTGACCCGTATTGCCGAGCTGCTGGAGGTGCCGCTGGAACGCACGGTGCGTTCGGCGACAGCGACAACGACGAGGTGA
- the lptB gene encoding LPS export ABC transporter ATP-binding protein — MTALAAQPAAAPAPTPARPELTATGLSKTYGKRQVVRGVDFRVSPGEIVALFGPNGAGKTTTFYMVVGFIRPGGGRIALGSRDLTRLPMHERARLGLGYLPQEPSAFRKLTARDNLLAILEYQKLTRAEQEARADALLAEFGLTHLANSYAYQLSGGERRRLELARALTTDPDYLLLDEPFTGVDPKSIREIQRLIRELRDRRGIGVFITDHNVRETIALTDRVYLMYDGQIRFDGTPEQFAQDEDARRHYLGDDFEL, encoded by the coding sequence GTGACTGCCCTTGCCGCCCAGCCCGCCGCTGCCCCTGCGCCCACGCCCGCCCGCCCGGAACTGACGGCGACGGGCCTGAGCAAGACTTACGGCAAGCGGCAGGTCGTGCGCGGCGTGGATTTCCGGGTGTCGCCCGGCGAAATCGTGGCGCTGTTCGGGCCGAACGGGGCGGGCAAGACCACGACCTTTTACATGGTGGTCGGCTTTATCCGCCCTGGCGGGGGCCGTATCGCCCTCGGGAGCCGCGACCTGACCCGGCTGCCCATGCACGAGCGGGCGCGGCTGGGGCTGGGGTATCTGCCGCAGGAGCCGAGCGCCTTTCGCAAGCTGACCGCGCGCGACAACCTGCTGGCGATTCTGGAATATCAGAAGCTGACCCGCGCCGAGCAGGAAGCCCGCGCCGACGCGCTGCTGGCCGAATTCGGGCTGACACATCTGGCGAACTCCTACGCCTACCAGCTTTCGGGCGGCGAGCGGCGGCGGCTGGAACTCGCGCGCGCCCTGACCACCGACCCCGACTACCTGCTGCTCGACGAGCCGTTTACCGGCGTGGACCCCAAGAGCATCCGTGAGATTCAGCGCCTGATTCGCGAGCTGCGGGACCGCCGGGGCATCGGCGTGTTCATCACCGACCACAACGTGCGCGAAACGATTGCGCTGACCGACCGTGTGTACCTGATGTACGACGGGCAGATCCGGTTCGACGGCACCCCCGAGCAGTTCGCGCAGGACGAGGACGCCCGGCGTCATTACCTCGGCGACGACTTCGAGCTCTGA
- a CDS encoding universal stress protein: MKKILVTTDQSDLGWQATEHARALAEALGAELVALSVQADPSPAVTGEFGYVAPANPEDFILQQDQALALLRQKVQGARSRVERAAGRPVSRTIIDVAKEEGVSMIVMTTHGRAGLGRALLGSVAEAVLHHAHVPVVLIRGEQPVTNWRE; the protein is encoded by the coding sequence ATGAAGAAAATTCTGGTCACGACGGATCAAAGCGACCTCGGCTGGCAGGCCACCGAGCACGCTCGCGCGCTGGCGGAGGCGCTGGGGGCCGAACTGGTCGCCCTGAGCGTGCAGGCTGATCCCAGTCCCGCCGTGACCGGCGAATTCGGCTACGTCGCGCCCGCCAATCCCGAAGACTTCATCCTGCAGCAGGACCAGGCGCTGGCGCTGCTGCGGCAAAAGGTGCAGGGCGCGCGCTCCCGCGTCGAACGTGCCGCCGGCCGGCCCGTGTCGCGCACCATCATCGACGTGGCGAAGGAAGAAGGCGTCAGCATGATCGTGATGACCACCCATGGCCGCGCCGGGTTGGGCCGCGCCCTGCTCGGCAGCGTGGCCGAGGCGGTGCTGCACCACGCCCACGTGCCGGTGGTCCTGATTCGCGGCGAGCAGCCGGTCACGAACTGGCGGGAATAA
- a CDS encoding ATP-binding cassette domain-containing protein, which translates to MELTDAEVFRNGHRALGPLSWTWAAGQHWLVTGENGSGKSTLARLIAGELHPALGGSVARPFLARDVQSERRRTTGLVSAEVGIRQRSGVSGREWLGRDVIASAFAGTEGFTGDVTAEQWDAVGTLAERLELGELLSRDVQALSQGQLRRLLLARAAVHRPRLLLLDEGLDFVDDHNRALFLNLLPELVAGGTHLLVVAHREADALPGLTHHLRLAGGRVAGQQKL; encoded by the coding sequence GTGGAACTGACGGATGCCGAGGTCTTCCGCAACGGCCACCGCGCCCTCGGCCCGCTGAGTTGGACCTGGGCAGCGGGGCAGCATTGGCTGGTTACGGGCGAAAACGGCAGCGGCAAAAGCACCCTGGCACGCCTGATTGCCGGCGAGTTGCACCCCGCGCTCGGCGGCAGCGTGGCGCGGCCTTTTCTGGCGCGGGACGTGCAAAGCGAGCGCCGCCGCACGACCGGGCTGGTGTCGGCGGAGGTGGGCATCCGGCAGCGCTCCGGCGTCTCCGGGCGCGAGTGGCTGGGCCGCGACGTGATCGCGAGTGCCTTTGCTGGAACGGAAGGCTTTACCGGGGACGTGACCGCCGAGCAGTGGGACGCGGTAGGCACGCTGGCCGAGCGGCTGGAACTGGGCGAGCTGCTGAGCCGCGACGTGCAGGCCCTGTCGCAGGGGCAACTGCGGCGGCTGCTGCTCGCCCGCGCCGCCGTGCACCGGCCCCGGCTGCTGCTGCTCGACGAAGGGCTGGACTTCGTGGACGATCACAACCGCGCCCTGTTTCTGAACCTGCTGCCGGAACTGGTCGCGGGCGGCACCCACCTGCTCGTCGTCGCGCACCGGGAGGCCGATGCGCTGCCGGGGCTGACCCACCACTTGCGGCTGGCGGGCGGGCGGGTGGCTGGACAACAGAAGCTCTGA
- a CDS encoding AAA family ATPase, with translation MPGTLHLLHGFMGVGKTTLARRLERELPGIRFSQDEWMVALSGEDPPESEYRAAQDRVRGVMEGCWRRCLELGGHVILDSGVWRRSERDHLRAVAAEVGADTVLIRFPNIRKGAGCPSISLKPYFFHALRAKLRPDMSGTQFETA, from the coding sequence ATGCCCGGCACCCTCCACCTTCTTCACGGCTTTATGGGCGTGGGCAAAACCACGCTGGCGCGGCGGCTGGAGCGCGAGCTGCCCGGCATCCGCTTCTCGCAGGACGAGTGGATGGTGGCTCTCTCCGGTGAGGACCCGCCCGAAAGCGAGTACCGCGCCGCCCAGGACCGGGTGCGCGGGGTGATGGAAGGCTGCTGGCGGCGCTGCCTCGAACTCGGTGGGCACGTGATTCTGGACAGTGGCGTGTGGCGGCGTTCGGAGCGTGACCACCTGCGGGCGGTGGCGGCAGAAGTTGGTGCTGATACGGTTTTAATCCGATTCCCGAACATCCGGAAAGGCGCCGGATGCCCGTCCATCTCCTTAAAACCGTATTTTTTCCATGCGCTCCGCGCAAAATTGCGCCCGGACATGTCCGGGACTCAATTTGAAACCGCATGA
- a CDS encoding ATP-binding cassette domain-containing protein — protein MSLLPPPPLVHLEHVTVIAGGQALLRDLSLTVRPGEALRLAGPNGGGKTTLLRLLAGQVAPVSGTRTYALGGQVQPSAVQARRTLSVVGPDAEAFYLTRDWELTVRDVLLAGAEGEHLRLWEATPEQLARLDEVTTLTGVEPLLERDFRTLSHGQRRRVMLARALMPAPPLLLLDEFTDGLSEAARADLGDVLRRVHAAGTALVLATHRPEEAPTLNWRTVYVAGGELSDEPPAFPSAPLAIPAALPLAPSAALRPSWN, from the coding sequence ATGTCGCTGCTACCACCGCCGCCCCTCGTCCACCTGGAACACGTCACCGTCATCGCCGGGGGGCAGGCGCTGCTCCGCGACCTTTCGCTGACGGTCCGGCCCGGCGAGGCGCTGCGGCTGGCGGGGCCGAACGGCGGCGGCAAAACCACGCTGCTGCGGCTGCTCGCCGGGCAAGTTGCGCCCGTGAGCGGCACCCGGACGTATGCGCTCGGCGGACAGGTTCAGCCTTCCGCCGTGCAGGCGCGGCGTACCCTGAGCGTGGTGGGGCCGGACGCCGAGGCGTTTTATCTCACTCGCGACTGGGAACTGACCGTGCGCGACGTGCTGCTGGCGGGCGCGGAGGGCGAACACCTGCGGCTGTGGGAAGCGACGCCCGAACAACTCGCCCGGTTGGACGAGGTGACTACACTGACCGGCGTGGAGCCCTTGCTGGAGCGCGACTTTCGCACCCTCTCGCACGGGCAGCGCCGCCGGGTGATGCTGGCCCGCGCCCTGATGCCCGCGCCGCCCCTGCTGCTGCTCGACGAATTCACCGATGGCCTGAGCGAAGCGGCCCGCGCCGACCTCGGCGACGTGCTGCGCCGGGTCCATGCGGCGGGCACGGCGTTGGTGCTGGCGACCCACCGGCCCGAGGAAGCCCCGACGCTGAACTGGCGCACGGTGTACGTAGCGGGCGGCGAACTGAGCGACGAGCCGCCCGCCTTCCCATCCGCTCCCCTCGCTATTCCGGCGGCGCTTCCACTGGCCCCCTCTGCGGCACTGCGGCCCTCGTGGAACTGA
- a CDS encoding SPFH domain-containing protein, producing MGFTIFVVVLVLLVIITLLAGIKSVPQGNEWTQERFGKFQRTLKPGLNLIIPYIDRIGRKVNMMEQVFDVPSQEIITKDNALVTVDAVVFYQVLDAAKASYEVRNLEQAVLNLTMTNIRTVTGSMDLDELLSNRDTINAKLLVVVDEATEPWGVKVTRIEVKDIKPPADLVASMARQMKAEREKRANILDAEGFRQAAILKADGEKQAAVLKAEGEKQASFMESEARERRAQAEAEATRVVSQAIAGGNVQAVNYFIAQQYVEALRDVASAPNQKTLILPIEATSILGSLQGIAEVAKEAFTPGSQPAPMPAMPQMTRPGHDGARRPAGHRRRHASQAAGVSRA from the coding sequence ATGGGATTTACCATCTTCGTGGTCGTGCTGGTGCTGCTCGTCATCATCACGCTGCTGGCGGGCATCAAGAGCGTGCCGCAGGGCAACGAGTGGACGCAGGAACGCTTCGGCAAGTTCCAGCGCACGCTCAAGCCCGGGCTCAACCTCATCATTCCCTACATTGACCGTATTGGCCGCAAGGTCAACATGATGGAGCAGGTCTTCGACGTGCCCAGCCAGGAAATCATCACCAAGGACAACGCGCTCGTGACGGTGGACGCGGTGGTCTTTTATCAGGTGCTCGACGCCGCCAAGGCGAGCTACGAAGTCCGCAACCTCGAACAGGCCGTGCTCAACCTCACCATGACCAACATCCGCACGGTGACGGGCAGCATGGACCTCGACGAACTGCTCAGCAACCGCGACACCATCAATGCCAAGCTGCTCGTCGTGGTGGACGAGGCCACCGAGCCGTGGGGCGTCAAGGTCACGCGCATCGAGGTCAAGGACATCAAGCCGCCCGCCGACCTCGTCGCCAGCATGGCCCGCCAGATGAAGGCCGAGCGCGAAAAGCGTGCCAACATCCTCGACGCCGAGGGCTTCCGGCAGGCCGCGATTCTGAAGGCCGACGGCGAGAAACAGGCCGCCGTGCTCAAGGCCGAGGGTGAAAAGCAGGCTTCGTTCATGGAATCCGAGGCGAGGGAGCGCCGCGCCCAGGCCGAAGCCGAAGCGACCCGCGTGGTCAGCCAGGCGATTGCCGGGGGCAACGTGCAGGCCGTGAACTACTTCATCGCCCAGCAGTACGTCGAAGCCCTGCGCGACGTGGCCTCGGCCCCCAACCAGAAGACGCTCATTTTGCCCATCGAGGCGACCAGCATTCTCGGCAGCCTGCAAGGGATTGCGGAAGTGGCGAAGGAAGCCTTTACCCCCGGCAGCCAGCCTGCGCCGATGCCCGCCATGCCGCAGATGACGCGCCCGGGGCACGACGGTGCCCGTCGCCCAGCCGGTCACCGTCGGCGCCATGCCTCCCAAGCGGCAGGGGTGAGCCGTGCCTGA
- a CDS encoding histidine phosphatase family protein, producing the protein MPRTLHLIKHGQPTLVPDVPAHEWHLAPDALDGLPDLLARLDPRPDFVVCSEEPKAKATAQALAAALGVPCRPMLGLHEHLRYGNELVSADEFQNRFRRFFAEPGQVVVGEESADDAWRRFANAINAVLTVNPHPTLAVVAHGTVISLLAARANGLDAFTLWESLRCLDLLTLDAGTLRLREPSR; encoded by the coding sequence ATGCCACGGACTCTGCACCTCATCAAACACGGCCAGCCGACCCTCGTTCCCGACGTGCCGGCCCACGAGTGGCACCTCGCGCCGGACGCTCTGGACGGGTTGCCTGACCTCCTTGCCCGCCTCGACCCGCGCCCCGATTTCGTGGTGTGCAGCGAAGAACCCAAGGCGAAAGCCACCGCGCAGGCCCTCGCCGCCGCGCTCGGCGTGCCCTGCCGCCCGATGCTGGGGCTGCACGAGCACCTGCGCTACGGCAACGAACTCGTATCGGCGGACGAGTTTCAGAACCGCTTCCGCCGCTTCTTCGCTGAGCCGGGGCAAGTGGTGGTCGGTGAGGAAAGCGCGGACGACGCCTGGCGCCGTTTTGCCAACGCCATCAACGCCGTGCTGACGGTCAATCCGCACCCCACGCTCGCCGTCGTCGCGCATGGCACTGTCATCAGCTTGCTGGCGGCGCGGGCAAATGGCTTGGACGCCTTCACGCTGTGGGAAAGTCTGCGCTGCCTGGACCTGCTGACGCTGGACGCCGGCACCTTGCGGCTGCGGGAACCTTCCCGGTGA
- a CDS encoding TetR/AcrR family transcriptional regulator, translating to MGAVSLPPPSSRASFSSQETTRERIQTEAARLFVASGYHGVSMREVAEAVGVTKPALYHHYADKEALFLAMLDGALATLARLVEHAGQQQGIRAQLDTLIRDLLDTAPEQRVGLQLASELRHVSPERRAAFETEYRRVWMGGLTALIEAAVERGELRTDLSPATLTLALLAVLYPLVSGPGARQPQQTAQALLSVYFDGAGPR from the coding sequence ATGGGCGCTGTGAGTTTGCCCCCGCCCAGTTCCCGCGCTTCCTTTTCCTCGCAAGAGACGACCCGTGAACGTATCCAGACCGAGGCGGCGCGGCTCTTTGTCGCCAGCGGCTACCACGGCGTGAGCATGCGCGAGGTGGCCGAGGCGGTGGGCGTGACCAAGCCGGCCCTCTACCACCACTACGCCGACAAAGAAGCCCTGTTTCTGGCGATGCTCGACGGCGCCCTCGCCACCCTGGCGCGGCTGGTCGAGCACGCCGGGCAGCAGCAGGGCATCCGGGCGCAGCTCGACACCCTGATTCGCGACCTGCTCGACACCGCCCCCGAACAGCGGGTGGGCCTGCAACTCGCTTCCGAACTGCGCCACGTCTCGCCCGAGCGCCGCGCCGCCTTCGAGACGGAGTACCGCCGGGTGTGGATGGGCGGCCTGACCGCGCTGATCGAGGCGGCAGTCGAACGCGGCGAACTGCGAACCGACCTCTCCCCCGCCACGCTGACCCTGGCGCTGCTCGCGGTGCTCTACCCGCTGGTGAGTGGCCCCGGCGCCCGGCAGCCGCAGCAGACCGCGCAGGCACTGCTCAGCGTGTATTTCGACGGCGCTGGCCCGCGCTGA
- the hisD gene encoding histidinol dehydrogenase: MQVLQGAEARAALTRTFSQIPVPDAVLSRIEQTFGERLTPEQVVERILLDVRARGDDALRDWTERLDGPRPAELEVPAAELEAAQVAPELHAAIRLAAERVRAFYRQQPAHGFLEHGPDGALGQLVRPLGRVGVYVPGGLAPLISTLMHTAVPAQVAGVPDIVVTTPPGKDGQVHPAILVAARELGLSRVFKVGGAQAIAALAYGTASVPAVDKIAGPGNLFVVIAKRLVYGQTGIESLPGPTETLVVADDSASPRYVAADLLAQAEHNGAEPVLVSVSRELLLAVQAELNEQLENLPEPNRSWARDSVGARMKVVLADSLDEALDLANLYAPEHLCLLTRDPWSLLGQVRRAGGVFVGEASMEALGDYVAGPSHVMPTGGTARFMSPVNVRDFQNIISVVGVNEETLRRIGPAAATLARAEGLEAHARAVESRLK; encoded by the coding sequence ATGCAAGTGCTTCAAGGGGCCGAGGCCCGCGCCGCCCTGACCCGAACCTTTTCCCAGATTCCCGTGCCGGACGCGGTGCTCTCGCGCATCGAACAGACCTTTGGCGAACGGCTGACGCCCGAGCAGGTGGTGGAACGCATCCTGCTCGATGTCCGTGCACGCGGCGACGACGCCCTGCGCGACTGGACCGAGCGGCTCGACGGCCCGCGGCCCGCAGAGCTGGAGGTCCCCGCCGCCGAACTGGAGGCCGCGCAGGTGGCCCCCGAATTGCACGCTGCCATCCGCCTCGCCGCCGAGCGGGTGCGGGCTTTTTACAGGCAGCAGCCCGCGCACGGCTTTCTGGAGCACGGGCCGGACGGCGCGCTGGGCCAGCTCGTGCGTCCGCTGGGGCGGGTGGGCGTGTACGTGCCGGGGGGCCTCGCGCCGCTGATTTCCACCCTGATGCACACGGCGGTGCCCGCGCAGGTGGCGGGCGTGCCGGACATCGTGGTGACGACCCCGCCGGGCAAGGACGGACAGGTTCACCCCGCGATTCTGGTCGCCGCCCGCGAACTGGGTCTTTCCCGCGTGTTCAAAGTGGGCGGCGCGCAGGCCATCGCTGCGCTGGCCTACGGCACCGCGAGTGTGCCGGCGGTGGACAAGATCGCCGGGCCGGGCAACCTCTTCGTGGTCATCGCCAAGCGGCTGGTGTACGGGCAAACGGGCATCGAGAGCCTGCCGGGGCCGACCGAGACGCTGGTGGTCGCCGACGACTCCGCCAGCCCGCGTTACGTGGCCGCCGACCTGCTCGCCCAGGCCGAACACAACGGCGCCGAGCCGGTGCTGGTGTCGGTGAGCCGAGAACTGCTGCTGGCGGTGCAGGCCGAGCTGAATGAGCAACTGGAAAACCTGCCCGAACCCAACCGCAGCTGGGCGCGTGACAGCGTAGGGGCGCGGATGAAAGTCGTGCTGGCCGACTCGCTGGACGAGGCGCTGGACCTCGCCAACCTGTACGCCCCCGAGCACCTGTGCCTGCTGACCCGCGACCCCTGGAGCCTGCTGGGGCAGGTGCGGCGCGCGGGCGGCGTGTTCGTGGGCGAGGCGAGCATGGAAGCGCTCGGCGACTACGTGGCCGGCCCCAGCCATGTGATGCCCACCGGCGGCACCGCCCGCTTCATGAGTCCGGTCAACGTGCGCGACTTTCAGAACATCATCAGCGTGGTGGGCGTGAATGAGGAAACGCTGCGCCGCATCGGCCCGGCGGCGGCGACCCTGGCCCGCGCCGAGGGGCTGGAGGCCCACGCCCGCGCCGTGGAAAGTCGGCTGAAATGA
- a CDS encoding antibiotic biosynthesis monooxygenase produces MTQGAVQTDPVSLVIRRRIRPGKEAEYEALLSEAIAMLAGVPGHRGTGIVRPGAGDREYTLMARFDNVDSAAAWEHSPQRLAWLDRVGAVVDEHVSFERQPGLDFWFTPPAAPTLRQPPRWKMTLLTLSVLYPVSLGLNWLLGPHIGHWALAPRVLVQSALVVTLMTYFFMPLATRTAAGWLAK; encoded by the coding sequence ATGACGCAGGGCGCCGTGCAGACCGACCCGGTCAGCCTCGTCATTCGCCGCCGCATCCGGCCCGGCAAGGAGGCCGAGTACGAGGCGTTGCTGAGCGAAGCCATTGCCATGCTCGCCGGGGTGCCTGGGCACCGGGGCACCGGCATCGTCCGGCCCGGCGCGGGGGACCGCGAATACACGCTGATGGCCCGCTTCGACAACGTGGACAGCGCCGCTGCCTGGGAACACTCGCCGCAGCGCCTCGCCTGGCTGGACCGGGTGGGGGCGGTGGTGGACGAACACGTCAGCTTCGAGCGGCAGCCGGGGCTGGACTTCTGGTTCACGCCGCCCGCCGCGCCGACCTTACGGCAGCCGCCGCGCTGGAAAATGACGCTACTGACGCTCTCGGTGCTCTATCCGGTCAGCCTCGGCCTGAACTGGCTGCTCGGCCCCCACATCGGCCACTGGGCGCTGGCCCCACGGGTGCTGGTGCAGTCGGCGCTGGTGGTCACGCTGATGACTTACTTCTTCATGCCGCTGGCGACACGGACGGCGGCGGGGTGGCTGGCGAAGTAG
- a CDS encoding NfeD family protein → MPDWLPTWQAVHPWHWWVFGALLLILEILAPGVFFVWLALSAFGVGLLTFVLPFLDVPGQLLLFAGLSVAAVWLGRRYVSRLVLGGSEGEQLNTGAQRLIGRTVTVVTPIEHGVGRVRVGDSDWRARGPELPAGTPVRIVGVEGATLVVQEEKRLVEAG, encoded by the coding sequence GTGCCTGACTGGCTCCCCACCTGGCAAGCGGTCCACCCCTGGCACTGGTGGGTGTTCGGGGCGCTGCTGCTGATTCTGGAAATTCTGGCCCCCGGCGTGTTTTTCGTGTGGCTCGCGCTCTCGGCTTTCGGCGTGGGCCTCCTGACCTTCGTGTTGCCCTTTCTGGACGTGCCGGGGCAGTTGCTGCTCTTTGCGGGCCTGAGCGTGGCCGCCGTGTGGCTGGGCCGCCGCTACGTGTCGCGCCTCGTCCTCGGCGGCAGTGAGGGCGAGCAGCTCAACACCGGCGCTCAGCGCCTCATCGGGCGCACCGTCACCGTCGTGACCCCCATCGAACACGGTGTGGGCCGCGTCCGGGTGGGCGACAGCGACTGGCGGGCGCGGGGGCCGGAGCTGCCCGCCGGCACCCCGGTGCGAATTGTCGGCGTGGAAGGCGCCACTCTGGTCGTGCAGGAAGAAAAGCGGCTGGTGGAGGCGGGTTAA
- a CDS encoding phosphopentomutase, which yields MQLTIIVLDSVGAGALPDAAAFGDAGAHTLNHTLKQAPVPLPHLARLGLGKLPTIDTSPETVPADAEVTGAYGRMREVSPGKDTSTGHWEFMGVQLEHPFQVFPDGFPPEVMDRFDAATGRGHLCNKPYSGTDVIRDYGEEHRRTGFPIVYTSADSVFQIAAHEDVVPLETLYEWCRAAREILQGEYAVARVIARPFRGEPPFERANEHRRDFSLTPPRTVLDALKEAGKDVVGIGKIPDIYAGQGFTESIHTDDNADGIRKTLERMKAGVDGLIFTNLVDTDAKFGHRRDPAGYSNALAEFDRALPDLIAALPEDGLLIILSDHGNDPTWHGTDHTREYGLLLAYGHGLSARDLGERETFADVGATVAEALGAQWDGPGTSFWNELR from the coding sequence ATGCAACTCACCATCATCGTTCTCGATTCCGTCGGTGCCGGGGCGCTGCCCGATGCCGCCGCGTTCGGCGACGCGGGCGCCCACACCCTCAACCACACGCTGAAACAGGCCCCAGTGCCGCTGCCCCACCTCGCCCGGCTGGGCCTGGGCAAACTGCCGACCATCGACACGTCGCCGGAGACCGTCCCCGCCGACGCCGAAGTGACGGGCGCCTATGGCCGGATGCGCGAGGTCAGCCCCGGCAAGGACACCTCCACCGGGCACTGGGAATTCATGGGCGTGCAGCTCGAGCACCCGTTTCAGGTGTTCCCCGACGGCTTTCCGCCCGAGGTGATGGACCGGTTCGACGCCGCGACGGGTCGGGGCCACCTGTGCAACAAGCCGTACAGCGGGACTGACGTGATTCGGGACTACGGTGAGGAGCACCGCCGCACCGGCTTTCCCATCGTGTACACCAGCGCCGACAGCGTGTTTCAGATTGCCGCGCACGAGGACGTGGTGCCGCTGGAAACCCTGTACGAGTGGTGCCGGGCCGCCCGCGAGATTTTGCAGGGCGAGTACGCCGTGGCCCGCGTGATTGCCCGGCCTTTCCGGGGCGAGCCGCCCTTTGAACGGGCCAACGAACACCGCCGCGACTTCTCGCTGACGCCGCCGCGCACCGTGCTCGACGCCCTCAAGGAAGCGGGCAAGGACGTGGTGGGCATCGGCAAGATTCCCGACATCTACGCCGGGCAGGGCTTTACCGAGAGCATCCACACCGACGACAACGCCGACGGCATCCGCAAGACGTTGGAACGGATGAAGGCGGGCGTGGATGGCCTGATTTTCACCAACCTGGTGGACACCGACGCCAAATTCGGTCACCGCCGCGACCCCGCCGGCTACAGCAATGCCCTGGCCGAGTTTGACCGCGCCCTGCCGGACCTGATCGCCGCGCTGCCGGAAGACGGCCTGCTGATTATCCTCTCCGACCACGGCAACGACCCCACCTGGCACGGCACCGACCACACCCGCGAGTACGGGCTGCTGCTGGCCTACGGACACGGCCTGAGCGCCCGCGATCTGGGCGAACGCGAGACCTTCGCCGACGTGGGGGCGACGGTGGCCGAAGCGCTGGGCGCGCAGTGGGACGGCCCCGGCACGTCCTTCTGGAACGAGTTGCGATGA